The proteins below come from a single Gammaproteobacteria bacterium genomic window:
- the recN gene encoding DNA repair protein RecN encodes MRPITTISLCFARSSTGPRGPRRKTPARSVLTHLAIRNLAVVDSAELDMEPGFTALTGETGAGKSILVEALSLATGERADSNQVRTAETQADVTACFEIPESTPLPPWAGDYDLADECIMRRIIRADGRSRGSLNGVPVPARRLRELGACIVDISGQKAHQALLHTGAQLRILDEFGGLSKSVEDFSARYEELREAERECDSLNQRAGERAARQDLLNSWIGELKALNPQAGELEELDRIRLRLANRARLLETAGSALDALRESEHSAGGALASARQALESAGEFEPGLREAARLIGESEVLVDEAVASIQDVGMDLEEEDGNLDEVQQRRQALLAVARKHGRSQEELPGLAAELKAEKEGLESLDEQLSRARERRDTLRRKTEDGAAVLSESRRRAAREFARAVSDRMQGLAMEGGSLSVRFGETDAPGRRGRDRVEFLVALNPGQAARPLARCASGGELARIGLAIQLAAVGARQPPTMVFDEVDSGIGGRVAEVVGAGLAELGERGQVLCVTHLPQVASQAGRQIRVSKIVRDGGTRTVSAQLAESERIREVARMLGGVEITPRTLAHAEEMLARGRVRQAPGAGSHAGAAGK; translated from the coding sequence ATCCGTCCGATTACAACTATTTCTCTGTGCTTCGCGAGAAGCTCAACTGGGCCAAGGGGCCCGCGACGCAAGACGCCGGCTAGATCCGTGCTGACCCACCTGGCCATCCGCAACCTGGCTGTGGTCGATTCCGCCGAACTGGACATGGAGCCGGGATTCACCGCGCTGACCGGGGAGACCGGCGCGGGCAAGTCCATCCTGGTGGAGGCGCTGTCGCTGGCCACCGGCGAGCGCGCCGACTCGAACCAGGTGCGTACCGCCGAAACGCAGGCGGACGTTACCGCCTGTTTCGAAATACCGGAGTCAACGCCGCTGCCTCCATGGGCCGGCGACTACGACCTGGCTGACGAGTGCATCATGCGGCGGATCATCCGCGCCGACGGGCGCTCGCGCGGCTCGCTGAATGGCGTGCCGGTTCCCGCCCGCCGCTTGCGCGAGCTGGGCGCCTGCATCGTGGACATCTCCGGGCAGAAGGCGCACCAGGCATTGCTTCATACCGGCGCGCAACTGCGCATCCTCGACGAGTTCGGCGGGCTGTCGAAATCCGTGGAAGACTTTTCGGCGCGCTACGAGGAACTGCGCGAGGCGGAACGTGAATGCGACTCCCTGAATCAGCGCGCCGGCGAGCGCGCGGCGCGCCAGGACCTGCTGAACAGCTGGATCGGCGAGCTCAAGGCCCTGAACCCCCAGGCGGGCGAATTGGAAGAACTGGACCGCATTCGCCTGCGCCTCGCCAACCGGGCGCGCCTGCTCGAAACGGCGGGCAGCGCCCTCGATGCGCTTCGCGAGAGCGAGCACTCCGCCGGCGGCGCGCTGGCTTCCGCTCGCCAGGCGCTCGAGAGCGCCGGCGAATTCGAGCCCGGCCTCAGGGAGGCGGCCCGCCTGATCGGCGAATCGGAAGTACTGGTCGACGAAGCGGTGGCCTCGATTCAGGATGTCGGCATGGACCTGGAAGAAGAGGACGGGAATCTTGACGAAGTCCAGCAACGGCGGCAGGCGCTCCTGGCCGTAGCGCGCAAGCACGGCCGCAGCCAGGAGGAACTTCCCGGGTTGGCCGCGGAACTTAAAGCCGAGAAAGAAGGCCTGGAATCGCTGGACGAGCAGCTTTCGCGGGCGCGCGAGCGTCGCGACACATTGCGACGGAAAACGGAGGACGGCGCCGCCGTCCTGTCCGAATCCCGCAGGCGGGCGGCAAGGGAGTTTGCCCGCGCGGTATCCGACCGCATGCAAGGCCTGGCAATGGAAGGCGGATCGCTTTCCGTGCGCTTTGGCGAGACCGACGCTCCGGGGCGCAGAGGACGCGACCGGGTGGAATTTCTGGTGGCGCTCAATCCCGGCCAGGCCGCGCGTCCGCTGGCGCGTTGCGCCTCGGGCGGCGAACTGGCCCGAATCGGACTCGCCATCCAGCTGGCGGCGGTCGGCGCCCGGCAGCCGCCGACCATGGTTTTCGATGAAGTGGACTCCGGAATCGGCGGCCGGGTGGCCGAAGTGGTCGGCGCCGGCCTGGCGGAACTCGGCGAGCGAGGCCAGGTGCTCTGCGTGACCCATCTCCCGCAGGTCGCCAGCCAGGCCGGCCGGCAAATCCGGGTGAGCAAGATCGTGCGCGACGGCGGCACGCGAACGGTGTCCGCGCAACTGGCCGAAAGCGAGCGGATACGGGAAGTTGCGCGTATGCTTGGGGGTGTGGAGATTACCCCCCGGACCCTGGCCCATGCCGAGGAGATGCTGGCGCGCGGGCGCGTCCGGCAAGCGCCGGGCGCCGGTTCGCATGCGGGAGCGGCGGGCAAGTGA
- the fur gene encoding ferric iron uptake transcriptional regulator has product MSRSVPRKNLQAVGLKVTQPRLSIFRMLAQSSERHMSADDIHLKLAADDNEIPLATIYRVLTQFEQAGLVTRHNFESGHSVFELDSGDHHDHMICVDTGEVMEFVNEDIERLQEEVVRSAGYELIDHSLVLYVRKRP; this is encoded by the coding sequence GTGAGCAGGAGCGTTCCGCGCAAAAACCTTCAGGCAGTAGGCCTGAAGGTCACCCAGCCCAGGCTCAGCATCTTTCGTATGCTGGCGCAAAGCAGCGAGCGCCACATGAGCGCCGACGACATCCATCTCAAGCTGGCGGCGGACGACAACGAGATTCCGCTGGCGACGATCTACCGGGTATTGACGCAGTTCGAACAGGCGGGCCTGGTCACGCGTCACAACTTCGAAAGCGGCCATTCGGTGTTCGAGCTCGACTCGGGCGATCACCACGACCACATGATCTGCGTCGATACCGGCGAGGTCATGGAATTCGTCAACGAGGACATCGAGCGGTTGCAGGAGGAAGTCGTGCGGTCGGCGGGATATGAACTGATCGACCACAGCCTGGTCCTGTACGTGCGAAAACGGCCCTGA
- a CDS encoding outer membrane protein assembly factor BamE, with amino-acid sequence MSPCSPRSNWRRLVVIAAAGALLAGCVYKVNIYQGWITDPGDVDKVEVGMTREQVAYLLGTPTVRDPFHADRWDYVFTPGTLEGERRIVRIEFSDEGVSSIEITPVPAG; translated from the coding sequence ATGAGTCCTTGCAGTCCCCGCAGTAACTGGCGCCGTCTGGTGGTGATCGCCGCAGCCGGCGCGCTGCTGGCGGGCTGCGTCTACAAGGTCAACATCTACCAGGGATGGATCACCGATCCCGGCGATGTCGACAAGGTGGAAGTGGGAATGACCCGCGAGCAGGTCGCCTATCTGCTGGGCACCCCGACGGTGCGCGACCCGTTTCACGCCGATCGCTGGGACTACGTGTTTACGCCCGGAACCCTCGAAGGCGAGCGACGCATTGTCAGGATCGAATTCTCGGACGAAGGCGTAAGCTCGATAGAAATCACGCCCGTACCCGCCGGCTAG
- a CDS encoding RnfH family protein produces MADEIAIEVSYALPGAQRVMPLRVPAGSTARRAVLLSCIDALFPEIDAASCPLGVFGTAIGDDYRLKDGDRLEIYRPLENDPMEARRQGTSRRVRA; encoded by the coding sequence ATGGCTGACGAAATCGCCATTGAAGTGAGTTACGCCCTGCCGGGCGCACAGCGTGTCATGCCGCTGCGCGTACCCGCCGGCTCAACGGCGCGGCGCGCGGTCCTGCTGTCCTGCATCGATGCGCTTTTCCCGGAGATCGACGCCGCGAGCTGTCCGCTCGGCGTGTTCGGCACGGCAATCGGCGACGATTACCGGCTCAAGGACGGCGACCGGCTGGAAATCTACCGGCCGCTGGAAAACGATCCGATGGAAGCGCGGCGCCAGGGTACTAGCCGGCGGGTACGGGCGTGA
- a CDS encoding type II toxin-antitoxin system RatA family toxin, with amino-acid sequence MREISREALTPGSPEAVFDLVAAVEDYPRFLRGCAGAEIHRQDEHEALASLDLKGGVFKQRLTTLNRMERPRRLVMNLSEGPFRHLRGEWSFEPAGSGCRVSLRIEFEFSSRAQDLLLRPSFEALCDRLVQDFLRRAREIASRHG; translated from the coding sequence ATGCGCGAAATCTCGAGAGAGGCCCTGACGCCGGGTTCGCCCGAGGCTGTTTTCGATCTCGTGGCCGCGGTCGAGGACTACCCGCGTTTTCTTCGTGGCTGCGCCGGCGCCGAGATTCACCGTCAGGACGAGCACGAGGCACTGGCCAGTCTGGACCTCAAGGGCGGTGTGTTCAAGCAGCGACTGACCACACTGAACCGGATGGAACGGCCCCGCCGGCTGGTCATGAACCTGAGCGAGGGGCCTTTTCGTCATTTGCGCGGGGAGTGGAGCTTCGAACCGGCCGGCTCGGGCTGCAGGGTTTCGCTGCGTATCGAGTTCGAGTTCTCCAGCAGGGCCCAGGACCTGTTGCTGCGGCCGAGTTTCGAGGCCTTGTGCGATCGCCTGGTCCAGGACTTTCTCAGGCGGGCCAGGGAGATCGCCTCCCGTCATGGCTGA
- the smpB gene encoding SsrA-binding protein SmpB, giving the protein MARKPQPGRIAANRRAYRNFEILEELDAGLALLGWEVKALRAHRASLAEAFVAIRDREAWLTGANFAPLPNASAHPPPVPDRSRKLLLHRNQIDRLAGKVQQRGLTLIPLALYWSGSKVKLRIGLGRGRKQYDKRRLDQERDWQREKQRLARHRAQGRS; this is encoded by the coding sequence ATGGCGCGCAAACCACAACCGGGACGAATCGCGGCAAATCGCCGCGCCTACCGAAATTTCGAGATCCTCGAGGAACTCGACGCCGGGCTTGCGCTGCTGGGCTGGGAGGTAAAGGCCCTGCGCGCCCACCGCGCCAGCCTTGCGGAAGCATTCGTGGCCATTCGCGATCGCGAAGCCTGGCTGACCGGCGCCAACTTCGCGCCGCTGCCGAACGCCAGCGCCCACCCGCCCCCGGTGCCCGACCGCAGCCGCAAGCTGCTCCTGCACCGCAACCAGATCGACCGGCTGGCCGGAAAGGTCCAGCAGCGCGGGCTCACCCTGATTCCGCTGGCCTTGTACTGGAGCGGATCGAAGGTAAAGCTGCGCATCGGCCTGGGAAGGGGGCGCAAGCAGTACGACAAGCGCCGGCTGGACCAGGAACGCGACTGGCAGCGCGAGAAACAGCGCCTTGCCCGGCACAGGGCCCAGGGCCGCTCCTGA